In the Chryseobacterium foetidum genome, GTCATTTTATGTCTTGGTCTCCTTCATTGTGTTAAATATCAGGACTACAGCAGTAAGGCGCTCTCTGCTCTTTATTTAAAGGTCTATACTGTCCGGCCACCGCCGAAGATTTAGTTTTTACAATTTTTTTAACTAAAACCTTAAACTGTTTTTTCATCAGAAGAAACGACATAACCATTATACATATGACTAGATATTACAAAGTCTATAAAATTAAATTTTTCTTACTTTTTTTAATTATTTCCGCAGGCTATAGAACTGCAGCACAAATAGTACCTTGTGCAAACAGAATTGAAGGAAATCCGATCTACAGTAACACCTTCGGAACGGGAATAGGCACATCGCAGGATGCAAATGTTTTGTTACATCAATATCAGGCAATTACTCCGCCAGATGGCTCTTACACAGTCACGAGTTCTCCTACTCAGACAGCCTCACACTGTATGACAGATCTGACCGGCAATAAGGATGCAGGTTATAGTGATATAACAGCAGGTTCAACAGACGGCAGGTATCTAATGATTAATATAGGATCTGCTGCATCAGTAAATTCGGCTATTTACCGTATCAGCAATCTAAGTGTTATCATAGGTCAGGAATACAGATTTAGAATTGACATTGCAGGTTTGCTTAATAATCCTACCGGTGGTGATGTGCCTAACCTCCAGTTGACTATAAGAGATGGTAACAATAACAGTTTGGCAACTGCTAATTCTTCTGCCCTGGGTCTGAAGAATGATGACATCTGGAGAAGACTGACTCTTCCCTTCACTGCCAGCACATCTGTTGTTACACTTGAAATTGTCAATTTACAGCCTAACGGTAATAATGGAAATGACGTTGGTATTGATAATATCGTTTTTACACCGGTGGAGTGTGATTCTGATGGTGACGGCATACCGAATTCTCTGGATCTCGACGATGATAACGATGGTATCGACGACTGTGCAGAGAAGGGATTTGATCCAAATGCGACTGTGAGTACAATTTTTAAGCTTGGCGGTACCGCTACGCAGGTTAACACGAAGCAGGTACAGCTGACTCCCGCTTTAAATACTCAAGCAGGTCAAATGTGGTCTTACGGTAAAGTTGATTTTGCTAAAAGTTTTACAATTAGTTACGAAGCAAATTTTGGTAGCAGCGATAGTGGTGCAGATGGAATTGCGACAGTATTTCACAATTCTCCTGCTGGCGTGGACGCTGTCGGTGGTGCAGGTGGTGGTGTTGGCGCTCTGGGTATTGCCAACGGTATAGTCCTGGAAGTTGATACATATGACAACGGAACCGCTGTAGGAGATATAGCAAATGACCACGGACAAATATGGGTATCAAGTAACCAGGCTGGAGCAGGATTGCTTACTACGGCAAGGGATCTTGGGAACGTAGAAGACGGTGTTTGGAGAACTGTAGTTATTACGTGGGATTTTCCCACCAAAAGATTGCAGTACACGGTTGGAGGTATATTGGCAGGATCTCACGTGTTTCCTGCATCAAATCCTATTACAAGCTATTTTGGGAATGTAAGTAATGTATACTTTGGTTACACCGCTTCGACAGGGGGCGCCGTCAATCAGCAAAGTGTTCGATATACTGATTTTTGTTCTCAGCTTCCTATAGAACTTGATACGGATGGAGATGGAATTGCAAATCATCTTGATGTTGATTCAGACAATGACGGGTGTCCTGATGCTTTGGAAGGAAATGAGAATGTTACATACAATATGATTAATCCTATGACTTCAACAACGTTCCCTGGACAGATCAGGGTAAGATTTGATGGTGTAACCGTTGGAACTCCCTCTCAGATTATCAGCACAGCAACTTTGGCCAACGGTATTCCTCAGGTTGTAAATAACGCTGCGAATAATACAAATTCAAGTATAGGTCTTTCCAATACACAGGGAGTAGCTGATGTGGGCTTCAATTCCATAGGACAAACAATCGGAACTTCTCAAAATGCTTCATTGAAGGATCTTGAGTGCAGATGTTTCAGACCTGCTGCATCTCCGGGTGTTGGTGGTTCCCCAACAAATCATGGTATTACTTCTCTGGGTCGGGCAGGAGATGCCAACGGAAACTGGCCAATGAAAATCAGAGGTGCTTATACGGTAATGGATTCCAAAAGCAATGGTTTTGTTGTTAACAGACTAAATACGCAACAGATAGCGGGATTAACTGCTGTTAAAGGTATGATGGTGTACGATACTGATTCCAACTGTCTTAAAATATATAATGGTACTGTTTGGGCATGTTACACAAGACAAACCTGTGATCAATTTTAACTTTATTAATGTATTAAATAATGAAAAAATATATAGCGATAACGCTGATTCTGGTATTTTCAAAAAGCTGGTCTCAAATTTCTATAGGAAAAACAGAAAACTCAGGAACACCCGTTAATAGTTCTGTCTCGGTGGAATTCGGAAATGCTACAGGCGGTAGCAAAGGGATTGTGTTACCATGGGTAACCTCTGCTGCTGCTGTGGTTGGTAATGCACCTACACCACCGCCGGCTCTGGGTACAATAATTTTCGACAGTTCTGTCCAGAAGGTTATGTATAGAAGAATTCTGAACAACAATACAATTTGGGCTGACTTATCTGCAGGAGCTAAGACTCCTACATCTCCGAGTCTCCCAGATTCAAACACAGATAACCTTTCAGCCAAAGTTCTTCTCGGTGGAACACCTGCCACTGATACTACAAGGGGAGTGTTTGTTTTAGGTGATACTAATAAAGCGATGATTCTGCCAAGGGTAAGTTCTATAAGTGATATAATAAACCCAAGTGCAGGAATGATGGTCTATGTCACCGGAACAGGCAACGGAACCGGAACAAATTCCAATCAACTTGCTGTTTTTAATGGCAGTGAATGGTCATTCTGGACTCAACCATAATATATAATAATTAGAAAGTGAATCCGTCTCAAATTTTGTTGTGAGACGGATTCTTCTGTATTTTTCGTTGCCTACATGTAATTACTTTATACCAGAGTTCTGAGTTTGACTCCATATCTTGTATCGTAGAATATACCTGTAAAATATTTGAATAAATGTCACACTTCAGCATTTCGACGATTATATTCCTCCCGTAGTACCACTAGTGTTTGTCGGGAAATCACCTCTCCAGAAGGACCAAACAGATCCGTTGAACACTGCGAGCCTTTTGCTTCCTGCTTTATTTACATATACTATCATTCCGGGAGAGGGGCTTAAGATGTCCTGTACGTCTGCAACTATGGGCAATACCATTGCCTTGGTTTTCGACTCAAGGATCAGCACACCATTGGCAGGACTTGTTATATCCCCAATAATAGTTTTGGCTGAAGAAGCTTCAGGCGCGCTGGAAAAGTTTGGCTGAACAGTCATGGCATCGGATATATTGGCAGCCTGACCGCTGAGATCAAGCCAGCCGTTTGTTCCAAACGAGTTATTGGCATTATAAATTTTCACACGTACTGCCGTTGGATTACTGGCGTCCAGAAGGAGGGTGCCTTCTGTGGGTGATTGAGGTACGAATCGTACATACGGAAGTATAATTCCTTTATTTTCACCAGCTGCAAATTCCAGCAGTACCGATGTTTTTGTTTCAGCTGTTCCTATAGCATCGCCAATAATGATTTGTGCATCACATGTGCAAGTCCCCGCCAAAGTTAAGATTAGTACTATTTTTTTCATTGTATTCTGAGTAAATTTATTTTTATATGTCTTTTATATTGCTAAGGGCATGTCTGTGTATTGAAACAACTCCAGGCAGTACCATCATATATTTTCAGGCATCTTGCATTAAGATCGTAGACCATCATTCCTTCCTGTGGAGATACTATTTCGCTAATTTGGGCACTTGTCAGCCGGTTTATTACAAATCCCTTTGTATTTGATTCAAGTACGGTGTGACCGGATTTTCGGACCATTGGCCAATTGTTGCTTCCACCTCCAGCTCTGTTAAGCATGGTAATTCCGTGTTTTGTATCAGATCCTGTCGCTGAGGTATTAGCCGGACTGTAGCATGCACATTCCTGGATAATATAATTGTTTGTTGACGGATAGTACATATCACCAAAAATGGGAGATGAGTCTGATCTAAAATTCGTGGTGGATCCGTTGGAACCAGCAGGCATTATTTGAAATCTGAAAGTTTCATCCGGTTCCACTATACCGTCATTTACTGAAGCGATACTTATCGCTACACCATCTTCATCGTTATTAGGACTGGAATATCCGGTTACCAAGCCCCCATCATAATTTCCGGGCGGAATCGCAATCATGTAATACGGGCTTCCTATTGCATGGGTAACGATCGGTGTGCCCTGTGAGTTTGAAACGGCAGTCAGTGTAATATCTCCGTCAGAAATGAAAGCAGTTCCGTTTTGAGGATTTACAATCTGTACTGCAACGACAGTATTTGCAGCAACGGCACCATTGATTCTTAAAAACAATAAACCGTTACTGTTTCCTTCACAAGACGGTAATGCAATGGAGGATTTTAAATCGATGAGAGGATTGATGCTAATCCTAATATCATCAAGAAGGTTTCCCAGCCCACTATTTCCGCCGTCGGAAATGGCTCTGAATCCTACTCTGTAAATCCCTGCCGAACCTGTAAAAGGTGCACTGCTTCCCTGATTAAAGGACCAGAAATTTGTATTTGACGGTGTTGCTGTCGTGCTGATTGTGCTTATAAGATTTTGATTCTGATCCTCAATTCTCATTGAAGCCTTCTCTGTAGTCAGTACTCTTGCTCGGTGTCTGTAATAAAAGGAGATTACATCTCCGGGTATGAGATACACATTCTGATAGATCATTGAGCTTTCAAAGGCATTAAGCTCGACAAAATTATTTCCCTGTGCTGCATTTACATTATCGAAAGTGCTGCCCCAGACTTCAATAGCATGACAATTGCCTGCTGTTGGCTGTGAACATAGGTTATTTTGGGATTGTGTGGTGTGCCAGGGAGCGGTTATAGCAGATCCTGCATCGAAAGTGGAGCCAAATCCAAAATTAGTATCAAGATAATCTACTGTTCCAGGCGTTACCCCAAATTCGAGTCCGGGATTCACAAATACCCGTGCCTGTCCGCAAAGTTGTTGTGTATACAAAATAGCAATAATGATACAATACCCCGCCTTTATAAAAGCGGAAAATTTGGTAGAATGAAAAATCATA is a window encoding:
- a CDS encoding L-type lectin-domain containing protein — encoded protein: MTRYYKVYKIKFFLLFLIISAGYRTAAQIVPCANRIEGNPIYSNTFGTGIGTSQDANVLLHQYQAITPPDGSYTVTSSPTQTASHCMTDLTGNKDAGYSDITAGSTDGRYLMINIGSAASVNSAIYRISNLSVIIGQEYRFRIDIAGLLNNPTGGDVPNLQLTIRDGNNNSLATANSSALGLKNDDIWRRLTLPFTASTSVVTLEIVNLQPNGNNGNDVGIDNIVFTPVECDSDGDGIPNSLDLDDDNDGIDDCAEKGFDPNATVSTIFKLGGTATQVNTKQVQLTPALNTQAGQMWSYGKVDFAKSFTISYEANFGSSDSGADGIATVFHNSPAGVDAVGGAGGGVGALGIANGIVLEVDTYDNGTAVGDIANDHGQIWVSSNQAGAGLLTTARDLGNVEDGVWRTVVITWDFPTKRLQYTVGGILAGSHVFPASNPITSYFGNVSNVYFGYTASTGGAVNQQSVRYTDFCSQLPIELDTDGDGIANHLDVDSDNDGCPDALEGNENVTYNMINPMTSTTFPGQIRVRFDGVTVGTPSQIISTATLANGIPQVVNNAANNTNSSIGLSNTQGVADVGFNSIGQTIGTSQNASLKDLECRCFRPAASPGVGGSPTNHGITSLGRAGDANGNWPMKIRGAYTVMDSKSNGFVVNRLNTQQIAGLTAVKGMMVYDTDSNCLKIYNGTVWACYTRQTCDQF